A section of the Phycodurus eques isolate BA_2022a chromosome 4, UOR_Pequ_1.1, whole genome shotgun sequence genome encodes:
- the LOC133401168 gene encoding frizzled-6-like isoform X2, which produces MLQPIKWSHSCPWQVFIVPQMSTTSCARPFSQPALRRTQCSSLAKRNVRLLCQIVRRTFGFLASSGLLSYSVTNLFCSRLDSCDLRDDSKLPATTPMTSTSAKRDLGFWCPLQLKAKPGHGASFLGAPDCAPPCSNMYFKTHDIEFAKSFIGVCSVICLGATLFTFLTFLIDVKRFRYPERPIIFYAVCYSFVSLIYFIGFLLGNSAACSKAVHPTSVDTVVLGSQSKGCTLLFMLLYFFSIAGIIWWVILTITWFLAAGPKWSCEAIEKKAVWFHSVAWGIPGALTVMLLALDKVEGDNISGVCFVGLYDLEALRYFVIAPLCVGVIVGLFLILAGIISLNHVRQVIQHDERNQEKLKKFMIRIGVFSCLYLVPLVTLLACYTYEQNQRSTWDNTWINDRCQEYSIPCSYKTTEHERPDLSLFLVKYLMTLVVGISAVFWVSSKKTCSEWAYFFNRTRNRDPISESRRVLQESCEFFLKHNSRVQHKKKHYKSTSHKLKVISKSMGTSTGATPTNASIGAGTSPLGNHELHTQGSVREQLDKGNSSRSSRREDRERDREGRERRSKEGSSGKVSCQSGSLHSRVLDARMTPKSEQSEVRPVPIAPQHSALSPSQSVEDSTHQQDPKVSEERKDTTNSKC; this is translated from the exons ATGTTGCAGCCTATAAAATGGAG CCATTCATGCCCTTGGCAAGTCTTCATTGTTCCCCAAATGTCCACCACTTCCTGTGCCAGGCCTTTTTCCCAGCCTGCACTGAGGAGAACACAGTGCTCCAGCCTTGCCAAGAGGAATGTGAGGCTGTTATGTCAGATTGTCAGGAGAACATTCGGATTTTTGGCATCCTCTGGCCTCCTGAGCTACAGTGTGACAA ATTTATTCTGTTCTAGACTTGACTCATGTGACCTTCGAGATGATTCCAAGCTTCCTGCAACCACCCCAATGACCTCCACATCTGCCAAGAGGGACTTGGGCTTTTGGTGCCCACTGCAGTTGAAAGCCAAACCTGGCCATGGTGCATCATTCCTGGGAGCACCGGACTGTGCTCCACCTTGTtccaatatgtattttaaaacccACGACATTGAATTTGCCAAGAGCTTTATTGGCGTATGCTCAGTCATCTGCTTGGGTGCCACGCTCTTTACCTTCCTTACTTTCCTCATCGATGTCAAACGCTTTCGCTACCCTGAGCGACCTATAATCTTCTATGCAGTTTGCTACAGTTTTGTTTCACTCATATATTTTATTGGCTTCCTGCTGGGCAACAGTGCAGCCTGTAGCAAGGCAGTCCATCCTACTAGTGTGGACACCGTCGTCTTGGGCTCGCAGAGCAAAGGCTGCACTCTGCTTTTTATGCTTCTCTACTTCTTCTCAATCGCTGGAATCATCTGGTGGGTCATACTCACCATCACCTGGTTCCTGGCAGCTGGACCCAAATGGAGCTGTGAAGCCATAGAGAAGAAAGCG GTGTGGTTCCACTCTGTTGCATGGGGAATCCCTGGAGCGCTAACTGTCATGCTGCTAGCTCTGGACAAGGTTGAAGGGGACAACATTAGCGGGGTTTGCTTCGTGGGACTGTACGATCTGGAGGCCCTGCGCTACTTTGTTATCGCTCCCCTGTGTGTGGGCGTCATAGTCGGGCTCTTCCTCATTCTCGCGGGCATCATTTCTCTTAACCACGTGCGGCAGGTTATCCAGCACGACGAGCGCAACCAGGAGAAACTGAAGAAGTTCATGATCCGCATCGGTGTGTTCAGCTGCCTCTATCTGGTCCCACTGGTCACCCTCTTAGCATGCTACACCTATGAACAGAATCAACGCAGCACCTGGGACAACACATGGATCAACGACCGCTGCCAAGAATACAGCATCCCTTGCTCATACAAG ACAACCGAGCATGAGCGTCCTGACCTCTCTCTGTTCCTGGTAAAGTACTTGATGACCCTGGTTGTAGGAATATCTGCAGTGTTCTGGGTCAGCAGCAAAAAGACATGCTCTGAGTGGGCCTACTTCTTCAACAGGACCCGCAACAGAGA TCCCATCAGTGAGAGCCGCAGGGTGCTCCAGGAGTCCTGCGAGTTCTTCCTCAAGCATAACAGCCGTGTCCAACACAAGAAGAAGCACTACAAGTCAACCTCACACAAACTCAAGGTCATCTCAAAGTCTATGGGCACAAGCACTGGCGCGACACCAACCAATGCCTCCATTGGCGCCGGAACCTCACCTCTTGGAAATCATGAGCTCCACACCCAGGGCTCTGTGAGGGAGCAGCTGGACAAGGGCAATTCTAGCCGAAGCTCCAGACGTGAAGACAGGGAGAGAGACcgagaagggagagagagacgCAGTAAAGAGGGTAGTTCCGGTAAAGTTAGCTGCCAGTCGGGGAGTTTACACAGCAGAGTACTGGATGCAAG GATGACACCGAAGAGTGAGCAGTCAGAGGTCAGACCAGTTCCAATCGCACCGCAGCATTCAGCTTTAAGCCCATCTCAGAGCGTCGAAGACTCCACCCACCAGCAGGACCCCAAGGTGTCTGAGGAGAGAAAGGACACAACGAACAGCAAGTGCTGA
- the LOC133401168 gene encoding frizzled-6-like isoform X1, which translates to MTMLVWLGLLCLQRGSAHSLFTCEPIEVHRCMGLSYNMTFFPNIMEHYDQDVAAYKMEPFMPLASLHCSPNVHHFLCQAFFPACTEENTVLQPCQEECEAVMSDCQENIRIFGILWPPELQCDKLDSCDLRDDSKLPATTPMTSTSAKRDLGFWCPLQLKAKPGHGASFLGAPDCAPPCSNMYFKTHDIEFAKSFIGVCSVICLGATLFTFLTFLIDVKRFRYPERPIIFYAVCYSFVSLIYFIGFLLGNSAACSKAVHPTSVDTVVLGSQSKGCTLLFMLLYFFSIAGIIWWVILTITWFLAAGPKWSCEAIEKKAVWFHSVAWGIPGALTVMLLALDKVEGDNISGVCFVGLYDLEALRYFVIAPLCVGVIVGLFLILAGIISLNHVRQVIQHDERNQEKLKKFMIRIGVFSCLYLVPLVTLLACYTYEQNQRSTWDNTWINDRCQEYSIPCSYKTTEHERPDLSLFLVKYLMTLVVGISAVFWVSSKKTCSEWAYFFNRTRNRDPISESRRVLQESCEFFLKHNSRVQHKKKHYKSTSHKLKVISKSMGTSTGATPTNASIGAGTSPLGNHELHTQGSVREQLDKGNSSRSSRREDRERDREGRERRSKEGSSGKVSCQSGSLHSRVLDARMTPKSEQSEVRPVPIAPQHSALSPSQSVEDSTHQQDPKVSEERKDTTNSKC; encoded by the exons ATGACGATGCTTGTGTGGTTGGGTCTACTTTGTCTGCAACGCGGCAGTGCTCACAGCCTCTTCACCTGCGAGCCAATCGAGGTTCATCGGTGTATGGGGCTGTCCTACAACATGACTTTCTTTCCCAACATCATGGAGCACTACGATCAGGATGTTGCAGCCTATAAAATGGAG CCATTCATGCCCTTGGCAAGTCTTCATTGTTCCCCAAATGTCCACCACTTCCTGTGCCAGGCCTTTTTCCCAGCCTGCACTGAGGAGAACACAGTGCTCCAGCCTTGCCAAGAGGAATGTGAGGCTGTTATGTCAGATTGTCAGGAGAACATTCGGATTTTTGGCATCCTCTGGCCTCCTGAGCTACAGTGTGACAA ACTTGACTCATGTGACCTTCGAGATGATTCCAAGCTTCCTGCAACCACCCCAATGACCTCCACATCTGCCAAGAGGGACTTGGGCTTTTGGTGCCCACTGCAGTTGAAAGCCAAACCTGGCCATGGTGCATCATTCCTGGGAGCACCGGACTGTGCTCCACCTTGTtccaatatgtattttaaaacccACGACATTGAATTTGCCAAGAGCTTTATTGGCGTATGCTCAGTCATCTGCTTGGGTGCCACGCTCTTTACCTTCCTTACTTTCCTCATCGATGTCAAACGCTTTCGCTACCCTGAGCGACCTATAATCTTCTATGCAGTTTGCTACAGTTTTGTTTCACTCATATATTTTATTGGCTTCCTGCTGGGCAACAGTGCAGCCTGTAGCAAGGCAGTCCATCCTACTAGTGTGGACACCGTCGTCTTGGGCTCGCAGAGCAAAGGCTGCACTCTGCTTTTTATGCTTCTCTACTTCTTCTCAATCGCTGGAATCATCTGGTGGGTCATACTCACCATCACCTGGTTCCTGGCAGCTGGACCCAAATGGAGCTGTGAAGCCATAGAGAAGAAAGCG GTGTGGTTCCACTCTGTTGCATGGGGAATCCCTGGAGCGCTAACTGTCATGCTGCTAGCTCTGGACAAGGTTGAAGGGGACAACATTAGCGGGGTTTGCTTCGTGGGACTGTACGATCTGGAGGCCCTGCGCTACTTTGTTATCGCTCCCCTGTGTGTGGGCGTCATAGTCGGGCTCTTCCTCATTCTCGCGGGCATCATTTCTCTTAACCACGTGCGGCAGGTTATCCAGCACGACGAGCGCAACCAGGAGAAACTGAAGAAGTTCATGATCCGCATCGGTGTGTTCAGCTGCCTCTATCTGGTCCCACTGGTCACCCTCTTAGCATGCTACACCTATGAACAGAATCAACGCAGCACCTGGGACAACACATGGATCAACGACCGCTGCCAAGAATACAGCATCCCTTGCTCATACAAG ACAACCGAGCATGAGCGTCCTGACCTCTCTCTGTTCCTGGTAAAGTACTTGATGACCCTGGTTGTAGGAATATCTGCAGTGTTCTGGGTCAGCAGCAAAAAGACATGCTCTGAGTGGGCCTACTTCTTCAACAGGACCCGCAACAGAGA TCCCATCAGTGAGAGCCGCAGGGTGCTCCAGGAGTCCTGCGAGTTCTTCCTCAAGCATAACAGCCGTGTCCAACACAAGAAGAAGCACTACAAGTCAACCTCACACAAACTCAAGGTCATCTCAAAGTCTATGGGCACAAGCACTGGCGCGACACCAACCAATGCCTCCATTGGCGCCGGAACCTCACCTCTTGGAAATCATGAGCTCCACACCCAGGGCTCTGTGAGGGAGCAGCTGGACAAGGGCAATTCTAGCCGAAGCTCCAGACGTGAAGACAGGGAGAGAGACcgagaagggagagagagacgCAGTAAAGAGGGTAGTTCCGGTAAAGTTAGCTGCCAGTCGGGGAGTTTACACAGCAGAGTACTGGATGCAAG GATGACACCGAAGAGTGAGCAGTCAGAGGTCAGACCAGTTCCAATCGCACCGCAGCATTCAGCTTTAAGCCCATCTCAGAGCGTCGAAGACTCCACCCACCAGCAGGACCCCAAGGTGTCTGAGGAGAGAAAGGACACAACGAACAGCAAGTGCTGA
- the cthrc1b gene encoding collagen triple helix repeat-containing protein 1 isoform X2: protein MLLGCLLWNGFHSCALTGSFPLVLPSPGLKKSESFGGALTLLRFPVQSAQLQRMMSLPARRLLLLLVCLTLPVYGVEKYGSCMQGPAGTPGRDGNPGANGIPGTPGIPGRDGLKGEKGECINEIFEEPWRPNYKQCAWNSLNYGIDLGKIADCTFTKLRSDSSLRVLFSGSLRLKCKNACCQRWYFTFNGAECTAPLPIESIIYLDQGSPELNSTINIHRTSSVEGLCEGVKAGLVDVAVWVGTCADYPRGDASTGWNSVSRIIIEELPK from the exons ATGTTGTTGGGCTGTTTGCTTTGGAACGGTTTTCATTCTTGCGCGTTGACTGGCTCCTTCCCGCTGGTCCTGCCCTCCCCTGgactgaaaaaaagtgaaagttttGGAGGCGCATTGACGCTTCTAAGGTTCCCAGTTCAGAGCGCCCAGTTGCAGCGTATGATGTCTCTTCCAGCTCGGCGCCTTTTGCTGCTGCTCGTCTGCTTGACGTTACCCGTGTATGGCGTGGAAAAG TACGGCAGCTGCATGCAGGGTCCAGCAGGAACTCCCGGCAGAGACGGTAACCCCGGGGCCAACGGCATCCCGGGAACGCCGGGCATCCCCGGACGCGATGGACTCAAAGGTGAGAAGGGCGAATGTATCAATGAGATCTTCGAGGAGCCCTGGAGGCCAAACTACAAGCAGTGTGCCTGGAACTCCTTGAATTATGGGATCGACCTGGGAAAAATAGCT GACTGTACATTCACCAAACTGCGCTCAGACAGTTCCCTCAGAGTCCTCTTCAGTGGCTCCCTCAGACTTAAGTGCAAGAACGCATGTTGCCAAAGGTGGTACTTCACCTTCAATGGAGCAGAGTGCACAGCGCCACTGCCCATAGAGTCCATCATATACCTGGATCAAGGCAGTCCAGAGCTCAACTCAACCATCAATATTCACAGAACGTCTTCAG TTGAAGGACTGTGTGAGGGTGTCAAAGCAGGGTTGGTGGACGTGGCCGTATGGGTGGGGACCTGCGCCGACTATCCCCGCGGTGATGCATCCACAGGGTGGAATTCAGTTTCCAGGATTATCATTGAAGAGCTTCCCAAATAG
- the cthrc1b gene encoding collagen triple helix repeat-containing protein 1 isoform X1 has translation MMSLPARRLLLLLVCLTLPVYGVEKVRSRGYRKDPDADKYGSCMQGPAGTPGRDGNPGANGIPGTPGIPGRDGLKGEKGECINEIFEEPWRPNYKQCAWNSLNYGIDLGKIADCTFTKLRSDSSLRVLFSGSLRLKCKNACCQRWYFTFNGAECTAPLPIESIIYLDQGSPELNSTINIHRTSSVEGLCEGVKAGLVDVAVWVGTCADYPRGDASTGWNSVSRIIIEELPK, from the exons ATGATGTCTCTTCCAGCTCGGCGCCTTTTGCTGCTGCTCGTCTGCTTGACGTTACCCGTGTATGGCGTGGAAAAGGTGAGAAGTAGAGGATACCGAAAGGATCCTGACGCTGACAAG TACGGCAGCTGCATGCAGGGTCCAGCAGGAACTCCCGGCAGAGACGGTAACCCCGGGGCCAACGGCATCCCGGGAACGCCGGGCATCCCCGGACGCGATGGACTCAAAGGTGAGAAGGGCGAATGTATCAATGAGATCTTCGAGGAGCCCTGGAGGCCAAACTACAAGCAGTGTGCCTGGAACTCCTTGAATTATGGGATCGACCTGGGAAAAATAGCT GACTGTACATTCACCAAACTGCGCTCAGACAGTTCCCTCAGAGTCCTCTTCAGTGGCTCCCTCAGACTTAAGTGCAAGAACGCATGTTGCCAAAGGTGGTACTTCACCTTCAATGGAGCAGAGTGCACAGCGCCACTGCCCATAGAGTCCATCATATACCTGGATCAAGGCAGTCCAGAGCTCAACTCAACCATCAATATTCACAGAACGTCTTCAG TTGAAGGACTGTGTGAGGGTGTCAAAGCAGGGTTGGTGGACGTGGCCGTATGGGTGGGGACCTGCGCCGACTATCCCCGCGGTGATGCATCCACAGGGTGGAATTCAGTTTCCAGGATTATCATTGAAGAGCTTCCCAAATAG